In a genomic window of Thermoproteus tenax Kra 1:
- a CDS encoding FAD-dependent oxidoreductase: protein MPKKIVVLGGGVGGVVAAKRLAERLRGRVDVEITLISDTDYYLLPPLLVNIALGDISPQQATLPLSRFAYRNVKVVKATVKKVDPDNRAVETDQGKFQYDYLIASLGTEFDFSSYNLAAGNHNYTIDGALKMREALINFRGGSVVIYTPEPVYRCGVYPYEIAGQLDAIFRKRGIRDKVDITLIHPLPKPLQMLGPEAVKIVEELYAAQGIKYVGGITQPGPVDDKAKTVTVGSEKFKYDLLIVVPPARLPKPFHDTPLVSKFPNGVWTAINVMTGRSVKYDDVYLPGEHSMPAIGLPVAGVPVHFTAMASANMVAGELLGEPVDPAQINSMVCAMDMGNFGTVFICDVKIDLANNKAAWMGNCYNILKSPVGKLIKDLFYKTWLATTI, encoded by the coding sequence ATGCCCAAAAAAATAGTGGTGCTTGGGGGCGGCGTCGGCGGCGTCGTCGCTGCCAAGCGGCTCGCCGAGAGATTGCGCGGGCGCGTCGATGTAGAGATCACGTTGATAAGCGACACGGACTACTATTTGCTCCCGCCGCTGTTGGTGAACATAGCACTCGGCGATATATCTCCGCAACAGGCTACGCTCCCTCTGTCAAGATTCGCTTACAGAAACGTGAAGGTAGTAAAGGCTACGGTCAAAAAGGTTGATCCGGACAACCGAGCTGTTGAGACCGACCAGGGTAAGTTCCAGTACGACTACCTCATAGCCAGCCTGGGCACTGAGTTCGACTTCAGCTCATATAACTTGGCGGCAGGAAACCACAATTACACGATAGACGGCGCTCTAAAAATGAGGGAGGCCCTTATAAACTTTAGAGGGGGCAGCGTCGTCATCTACACGCCCGAGCCCGTGTACAGATGCGGCGTGTACCCCTATGAGATAGCCGGCCAGTTGGACGCCATATTCAGAAAGAGGGGGATCAGAGACAAGGTTGACATCACGCTTATCCACCCGCTCCCGAAGCCTCTACAGATGTTGGGCCCTGAGGCCGTCAAGATAGTCGAGGAGCTCTACGCCGCCCAGGGCATTAAATATGTCGGCGGAATAACGCAACCAGGTCCCGTCGATGATAAGGCCAAGACCGTCACAGTGGGCAGCGAAAAGTTCAAGTACGACCTGCTGATAGTGGTGCCGCCCGCCCGTCTGCCGAAGCCGTTCCACGACACTCCGCTCGTCTCCAAGTTCCCGAACGGAGTATGGACTGCGATCAACGTAATGACTGGAAGAAGCGTGAAGTACGACGACGTGTATCTACCGGGCGAACACTCAATGCCTGCCATAGGCCTGCCGGTTGCAGGCGTCCCCGTCCACTTCACAGCCATGGCGAGCGCGAACATGGTGGCTGGGGAGCTCTTGGGAGAGCCCGTCGATCCTGCGCAGATAAACTCGATGGTATGCGCAATGGACATGGGCAACTTCGGTACAGTGTTCATCTGCGACGTAAAGATCGATTTGGCCAACAACAAGGCCGCGTGGATGGGCAACTGCTACAACATCCTTAAGTCGCCTGTAGGCAAGTTAATAAAGGACTTGTTCTACAAGACATGGTTGGCGACTACGATATGA
- a CDS encoding DUF1641 domain-containing protein: MVGDYDMSAQQNVDQKVAELLKTLAEHADELQALVEQLIELKRTGVLDALMIVVNRFEELIHYVFQDPAIMRLASLGVDGTLGGLSKLETQDVINMKASLQELIVRLGKGLTPDALINPKPVKGIWGLLSALNDPDVQRGLGVAFALLKALGKTQ, from the coding sequence ATGGTTGGCGACTACGATATGAGCGCGCAACAGAACGTCGATCAGAAGGTGGCAGAGTTGCTCAAGACGCTCGCAGAACACGCAGATGAGCTCCAGGCCCTTGTGGAGCAGCTGATCGAGCTCAAGAGGACTGGCGTACTTGACGCCTTGATGATCGTAGTCAATAGATTCGAAGAACTTATACACTACGTGTTCCAGGATCCCGCCATAATGAGGCTGGCGTCTCTGGGGGTCGATGGAACGCTGGGGGGTCTCTCAAAGCTTGAGACGCAAGATGTTATCAATATGAAGGCGTCGCTCCAAGAGCTTATAGTTCGGCTCGGGAAGGGCCTCACGCCTGATGCGTTGATCAATCCTAAGCCCGTCAAGGGAATCTGGGGCCTCTTGAGCGCCCTAAATGATCCAGACGTGCAGAGGGGATTGGGAGTCGCCTTCGCACTGTTGAAGGCCCTAGGGAAAACTCAGTAG
- the ppcA gene encoding phosphoenolpyruvate carboxylase, which produces MSIPRLMCTQHPDSTIKVSVEEEVEEAVSAYSIYGCDEVMSDFEGKGTPYIQPRDIVVRALKAGIPLGESFFITPRIPNPSLEDFERSVLAMEAAVLADLRAHREAGVHAVRWIILPMSESPEDVRFAAELLLKKISAYSGGADIQLVPLVENAGKHLRILDFVRVIIDEYLRKGIFLDSIRIFLGKSDSAVTHGHIASALAIRAALKALYDFSSESDHKIYPILGMGSPPFRGGLNNPELAPREAAQYSGYYTATIQSAVRYDVPYQQYLGVKEAILSNIGGRPDPAFDVEWAARAVEEAAKLYRGLVFKYGERISEVSSLVPSTRDRVAWRVYGRSIINGDAILNVPRAIVFTATWYALGVPPTLLDAPFMLELNKRDELDYLFRLLPALPAELSFDSRFYDRRRAERLLDERIVREIDGLLDVLGIKPEPAHEMPPFTPSSAYILAEARARGFLG; this is translated from the coding sequence ATGTCCATTCCGCGTCTTATGTGTACACAACACCCCGACTCAACGATCAAGGTATCGGTGGAGGAGGAAGTCGAGGAGGCAGTATCGGCGTATTCCATATACGGGTGCGATGAAGTTATGTCGGACTTTGAGGGCAAGGGAACTCCCTATATTCAGCCCAGAGATATTGTCGTAAGGGCCCTTAAGGCCGGCATCCCGCTTGGGGAGAGCTTCTTTATAACTCCGAGGATACCGAACCCCAGCCTCGAGGACTTCGAAAGGAGCGTGCTGGCTATGGAGGCCGCAGTTCTCGCAGACTTAAGGGCGCACAGAGAGGCGGGGGTTCACGCCGTGAGGTGGATTATACTGCCCATGTCGGAGAGCCCTGAGGACGTGAGATTTGCGGCCGAGCTCTTGCTCAAGAAGATCTCTGCGTATTCTGGCGGAGCCGACATACAGCTTGTGCCCCTTGTTGAGAACGCCGGCAAGCACTTGAGGATACTGGATTTCGTGAGAGTTATAATCGACGAATATCTCAGAAAGGGCATCTTTCTAGACAGCATTAGAATATTCCTGGGCAAAAGCGACTCTGCAGTGACGCACGGCCATATAGCATCAGCGTTGGCCATTAGGGCGGCGCTGAAGGCGCTCTACGACTTCAGCTCTGAGAGCGACCACAAGATATACCCCATTCTGGGAATGGGGTCTCCGCCGTTCAGAGGCGGCCTAAACAACCCTGAGCTTGCCCCACGCGAGGCGGCCCAGTATTCCGGCTATTACACGGCGACTATACAATCGGCAGTGCGCTACGATGTCCCATATCAACAGTACTTAGGCGTCAAAGAGGCGATCCTGTCCAACATTGGGGGACGCCCCGACCCGGCCTTCGATGTCGAATGGGCTGCTAGAGCCGTCGAAGAGGCGGCGAAGCTCTATAGAGGGCTAGTATTCAAATACGGAGAGAGGATCTCGGAGGTCTCCTCGTTGGTTCCCTCTACGCGCGACAGAGTCGCTTGGCGCGTCTACGGGCGGAGTATAATAAACGGCGATGCGATATTGAACGTGCCGCGCGCTATAGTCTTTACAGCAACGTGGTATGCTCTCGGCGTGCCGCCGACGTTGCTAGATGCTCCATTCATGCTTGAGCTGAACAAACGCGATGAACTTGACTATCTATTCCGCCTTTTGCCCGCGCTACCTGCCGAGCTCAGCTTCGACTCAAGGTTCTACGATAGGCGTAGAGCCGAGAGGCTGCTCGACGAAAGGATCGTCCGAGAGATAGACGGACTGTTAGATGTGTTGGGCATAAAGCCCGAGCCGGCGCATGAGATGCCGCCGTTTACTCCATCTTCCGCGTATATCTTAGCAGAGGCCAGAGCCAGGGGGTTCCTCGGCTAG
- a CDS encoding DMT family transporter → MNRDIALIPVAIIAISSASILIRLTEADPLAITFWRLLIATLLTLSAARVSGRGIKIGGWWPLAALAGAFLSVHFTTWIASLFYTTIAISTTLVNVHPLLMLGVSRYGLSERVSRRTVAGVLISIAGAISMFQSAAILGGSNLFGAILALTGALAFTGYLAVGRIVRARADTLSYTAVAYGFATFFTLLVALAEGSPLFGYSLEVYLLFALIAIVPMLLGHSIFNYLLGKYRAITIAVSALGEPVGATLLAIPIFGQIPTPFTVVGMALVLTGVAVVALEEA, encoded by the coding sequence ATGAATAGGGATATAGCACTAATACCGGTCGCCATTATTGCCATATCGAGCGCATCGATCTTGATAAGGCTCACAGAGGCGGATCCGCTTGCGATCACCTTCTGGAGACTCCTCATAGCCACTCTACTGACTCTGTCGGCGGCGCGCGTCTCCGGAAGAGGAATAAAAATCGGAGGCTGGTGGCCGCTGGCCGCCCTCGCCGGCGCCTTTTTGTCTGTACATTTCACGACGTGGATCGCCTCTCTATTTTATACTACTATTGCGATAAGCACGACTCTTGTTAATGTGCACCCTCTTCTTATGCTTGGCGTCAGCAGGTACGGACTGTCCGAGAGAGTTTCGAGGAGGACGGTCGCAGGAGTATTGATCTCAATAGCAGGCGCCATCTCCATGTTCCAATCTGCCGCGATCTTGGGCGGCTCCAACCTCTTTGGTGCCATCCTGGCGCTGACAGGCGCGTTGGCGTTCACGGGCTATTTGGCCGTCGGCAGAATAGTGAGGGCTAGGGCCGATACGTTGAGCTATACAGCTGTCGCGTACGGCTTCGCTACGTTTTTCACGCTCTTAGTGGCGCTCGCCGAGGGCTCGCCGCTGTTCGGCTACAGCCTGGAGGTATACCTCCTCTTCGCCCTAATTGCAATAGTCCCCATGTTGTTAGGCCACAGTATCTTCAACTATCTGTTAGGGAAATATAGAGCTATAACGATAGCCGTCAGCGCTCTTGGGGAGCCCGTCGGAGCCACCTTGTTGGCCATCCCCATCTTCGGGCAGATACCTACGCCGTTCACCGTAGTTGGAATGGCTCTAGTATTGACCGGAGTCGCCGTGGTTGCCCTCGAGGAGGCCTAG
- a CDS encoding PPC domain-containing DNA-binding protein: protein MAAVFRVPPDVEVVSYLKSKLAEAGISSGFLIGLGSLKRATIAWYDQVSKRYFEKNLDGGLEVASMIGNISIKDNSPFVHIHIVLGDKEGRAYAGHLVEGTSFHLEIMAIPSPRPLVRRYSEYHGLYIFE from the coding sequence ATGGCCGCAGTGTTCAGAGTGCCACCTGATGTAGAGGTTGTGTCCTATCTCAAAAGTAAGTTGGCCGAGGCGGGCATATCCAGCGGATTTTTGATCGGCCTGGGATCGTTGAAGAGGGCCACGATAGCCTGGTACGATCAAGTTTCCAAGAGGTATTTTGAGAAGAACCTCGATGGAGGCTTGGAGGTCGCATCCATGATTGGTAATATATCCATCAAGGATAACTCTCCCTTTGTCCACATCCATATAGTTTTGGGAGATAAGGAGGGGAGAGCCTATGCCGGTCATCTGGTGGAGGGGACATCGTTCCACCTAGAGATTATGGCGATTCCATCGCCGAGGCCCCTTGTGAGGAGATATAGCGAATACCACGGGCTTTACATCTTTGAATGA